The genome window AGTGAGTTGTATCAACTGAGTATTTGCAACAGTAACTACTACATTTTCTAATGGCTTCTGAGTTTTAGAATCTATTATTTTCCCTTTAACACCTGTTGGTTTTTGAGCAAAAACAAAAGTTATTTTCCATAAAAAAAGCATTCCTAACAAAAATTTCTTCATACCTATTTTGTAAACAAATGGAATGCACTGCGACAAAACACAAACAAACCCAGAGATTAAATTTGTTCAAAAAGGATAAAAAATGTTTTGGAAAAATAAAATGGTATTTTGAATATCAACCAAATAGAAATAGCTCCCGATTAACTTCGGAAACAAACATAAGAAAAAAACTATTTAAAAAAAGAAGTAAAAACTTATTTTTTGTGATTATTCACTAATCACTTTTATGCGTCCTACCATAAAAGCGATAAGAAAACCGAAGATTCCAATAAATGCGAAGGAAAACCGCAGACTTGAAAGTTCGGCTATATGGCCTATAACGGGCGGCCCCATCAAAAAGCCTAAGAAACTCACACTTGAAACAGTTGTCAGAGCTTCACCAGTTGGTATTGTCGGGTGTTTTCCTGCGATACTGTACAAAGTAGGAACTACAGTAGAAACTCCCAATCCGATAACCATAAAAGCAAGCATTGATGGAATTATATATGGAAAAGCCACTGCAGTAAAGAAACCAGATGAAATCATGATTCCACTAATCTGCATTACTTTTTTTCGCCCATATTTATTGATTAATTTGTCCCCAAAAAAACGCCCGCTGGCCATCATAATCATAAACGAAGTGTAACCCAAAATTATCAGCGCACCTGGCGCTTTGACAATATCTTTGAAGAAAACCCCACTCCAATCAAACATAATTCCTTCGCTGGCCATACTGCAAAATCCTATAACTCCAAGTAAAATCAAGGTCTTATCTGGTTTACGGAATCCTTTTTTCTTCTCCGCCTTAACCGTTTCCTTGGCTTTTATCAAGAGTTTGAAATTGAGACCAATTAACAAAAAAGCAGTAAAAGCAACGATTAAAAAATGAGTATACGTACTAAGCTGTAACGCTAACATCCCCAAACCTACCAGCGCACCAGTAAATCCAGCTAAACTCCACATTCCGTGAAAAGAGGACATAATGGTTCTTTTAAAAAGCCCTTCGGTATAAATGCCCTGAGTGTTTACAGAGATATTGGTCAGGTTACCAAAAATTCCGAAAGCATACAATGCAAGTGCCAATTGCCATGCATTTTGTGCCAATCCCAAATTGGTTAAACTTACTGCATACATTGAAATAGCAAAAGGTAAAATCCGATGACTGCCGAAACGGGTCACTAATTTTCCCGAAAAATACATCATCGTTAACTGCCCGACTGGCAACGCAAAAAGAATAGTACCTAATTGCCCGTCACTTAAATGCAAAGTTGATTTAATAGTTGGAATACGGCTTGCCCAAGTCGCAAAACACAAACCCATAGCAAAATAAAACATAGAAACCGCCATACGAATCCTAAGCAGATAGGATGCTTTGACATCTCGATAGTTTTTTTTGTATTTTCCTTTGGCTTTATACCACCCTATAAAATTAAAATATTGCAAAGTCGTCGCTCTTTAAAATGAAATACAAAGGTACTAAATGAATTTGTTTAAATCCGTAGCTAACAATTACTAGCTGCATTATAACGTTATTGTTTATAATTTTGATCCCGATTATTTTTTTTGAAGCAGAAAGATTAGGCATTTTTAGCAGGTATTGGTCCCGCTTTTTTGCTGTCATTAAAAAAACGTTAAACAAAACGCAAGATCTAACAGGTTCTTAAAACTTGTTAGATCTCAAAAAAAAATGCCACAAAAGAATAATTCCATTGTGACATTTTGTTGGGTTTTAAAGAACAAATTAATCAATCCATTTGTAATAACGAGCTCCAATTAAATTTGGAATTTCGCTTTCTATTCGGTCAAGAATCCATTCGTTTTTTGGAGTTTGAATACTTTGCTTTTGTTCTTTTTTGTGTAATTTTTCATAAGTTTCAAAATCAATTTCAAAACTTTTTTCCAGCGTTTCAAAAAGGTTGACATTCGTTAAGGCCGATTTCCACTCAGACTGAATAGTTCCTTCAAAAACTTTCGATTTTGAACCGCTTCCGTAAGCG of Flavobacterium marginilacus contains these proteins:
- a CDS encoding MFS transporter, translated to MQYFNFIGWYKAKGKYKKNYRDVKASYLLRIRMAVSMFYFAMGLCFATWASRIPTIKSTLHLSDGQLGTILFALPVGQLTMMYFSGKLVTRFGSHRILPFAISMYAVSLTNLGLAQNAWQLALALYAFGIFGNLTNISVNTQGIYTEGLFKRTIMSSFHGMWSLAGFTGALVGLGMLALQLSTYTHFLIVAFTAFLLIGLNFKLLIKAKETVKAEKKKGFRKPDKTLILLGVIGFCSMASEGIMFDWSGVFFKDIVKAPGALIILGYTSFMIMMASGRFFGDKLINKYGRKKVMQISGIMISSGFFTAVAFPYIIPSMLAFMVIGLGVSTVVPTLYSIAGKHPTIPTGEALTTVSSVSFLGFLMGPPVIGHIAELSSLRFSFAFIGIFGFLIAFMVGRIKVISE